The following proteins come from a genomic window of Alosa sapidissima isolate fAloSap1 chromosome 20, fAloSap1.pri, whole genome shotgun sequence:
- the gm2a gene encoding ganglioside GM2 activator, producing the protein MRDHLSILLSLCIASLLAQPACTLHSRHRLKLKQLVGFAWKNCGSPDDPAVMKTLSISPDPISVPGNLMASATGTTSVALIAPVSVNVTLEKEVAGFWVKIPCLEEIGSCHYPNACDLLDQLIPPGQDCPEPLHTYGLPCHCPFKAGDYTLPQSEFYLPDIDLPFWLTNGDYRVQGILGANGKELGCLKVSLSIHST; encoded by the exons ATGAGAGACCACCTGAGTATATTGTTGTCATTATGCATCGCAAGCCTTTTAGCGCAGCCCGCCTGCACCTTACACTCTAGGCATCGTCTGAAATTAAAACAG CTCGTGGGCTTTGCCTGGAAAAACTGCGGATCGCCTGACGATCCAGCTGTCATGAAGACTCTATCGATATCGCCAGACCCAATCTCTGTCCCAGGAAACCTAATGGCAAGTGCGACGGGGACAACATCCGTGGCGCTCATTGCTCCCGTGTCT GTGAACGTGACCTTGGAGAAAGAAGTGGCTGGTTTTTGGGTCAAGATCCCATGTTTGGAGGAGATTGGGAGTTGCCATTACCCCAACGCCTGTGACTTGCTGGACCAGCTGATCCCTCCTGGACAGGACTGCCCAGAGCCTCTGCACACATATGGTCTGCCCTGCCATTGTCCCTTCAAAGCT gggGACTACACTCTGCCGCAGTCGGAGTTCTACTTGCCAGACATTGACCTGCCCTTCTGGCTCACCAATGGCGACTACAGAGTCCAGGGCATTCTGGGAGCAAATGGAAAGGAGTTGGGGTGCCTTAAAGTGAGCTTGTCCATCCACTCGACCTGA